DNA sequence from the Bacteroidales bacterium WCE2008 genome:
ACCGCCAGGAAGATAGCCTTCCTCGACTGCAGCACGGGTTGCGTTAAGCGCATCCTCTACCCTGTCCTTCTTCTCCTTCATCTCGACCTCGGTAGTCGCGCCGACATAGAGTACTGCGACACCGCCAGCGAGCTTTCCGAGTCTCTCCTGGAGCTTCTCGCGGTCATAGTCAGATGTTGTAGTAGCGATCTGCTGACGGATAAGCTGGGCACGGTCTGCGATTTCCTTCTTGTCGCCGATACCACCTACTATAGTAGTATTCTCCTTGGTAATGGTAACCTTCTCTGCCTTTCCGAGCATTGCAGGGTTGGCATTCTCGAGAGTAAAGCCACGCTCCTCGGAAATGACTGTAGCACCTGTAAGGGTAGCGATATCCTGGAGCATCTCCTTGCGGCGGTCGCCGAAACCAGGAGCCTTGACGGCAGCGATCTTCAATGTACCGCGGAGACGGTTGACGACGAGAGTGGTAAGAGCCTCGCCATCCACATCCTCGGCGATCACGAGAAGAGACTTGCCTTCACGGGCGATCGGCTCGAGAACAGGAAGCAGGTCCTTCATCGTAGAAATCTTCTTGTCGGTAACAAGGATATAAGGATCGTCAAGCACGGCCTCCATCTTGTCGGCATTGGTCATGAAATAAGGAGAGATATAACCCCTGTCGAACTGCATACCCTCAACGACCTTGACCTCAGTCTCGGTACCCTTGGCCTCCTCGACAGTTATCACGCCGTCCTTCTTTACCTTTGACATCGCATCAGCGATAAGCTTGCCGATGAAACTGTCATTGTTGGCGGAAACGGTAGCGACCTGCTCGATCTTGGAGTAATCCTCGCCGACCTCCTGGCTGTTCTTCTTGAGATACTCGACTACGGCAGCGACAGCCTTGTCGATACCCTTCTTAAGATCCATAGGATTGGCACCGGCGGTGACATTCTTAAGACCTACGTTGATGATAGCCTGGGCAAGGACAGTAGCGGTAGTAGTACCGTCACCGGCCTGCTCGTTAGTCTTGGAAGCAACTTCCTTGACCATCTGCGCGCCCATGTTGGCGAATCTGTCCTCGAGTTCCACTTCCTTTGCCACGGTAACGCCATCCTTTGTGATCTGAGGAGCACCGAATTTCTTATCTATAACGACATTACGGCCTTTAGGACCGAGAGTCACCTTTACAGCATTTGCAAGTTCGTCAGCGCCCTCTTTCATCTTGGAGCGGACGTCAACATTGAATTTGATTTCCTTTGCCATGATCCGAAAAATTAAAGAATTGCCAAAATGTCTGACTGACGCACGATAAGATACTTCTTATCATCTACCGTAACCTCAGTTCCGGCATACTTTCCGTAGAGAACTTCGTCGCCTACCTTGACTTCCATAGGCTCATCCTTCTTGCCGGGACCGGCTGCTACGACGGTACCCTGCTGCGGTTTTTCCTTTGCTGTATCAGGAATGTAAAGTCCTGAAGCTGTCTTGGTCTCAGCCTCTTTCGGCTCGATCACGACTCTGTCTGCTAATGGTTTGATCATTTCTTTATTGTTAAATTGTTAATTCATGCAACGCTCCGGAACCCTCCGGAGCCGCAAAAGAATAATCAATAGCCGTGCCAACTGCCGATACTGACAAAATGGCACTTCCCTGCATATAACCTATTTATTATAAATAAAATTTCGTATCTTTGAGGATGTATAAACAATACTGTCTATGAAAACGATCAGATTAGCCACAATGCTGCTGATAATGCTCTCGGCATTATCCTGCTCAAGAAAGGGAGCGACCCCTTCCACAGAATTCGCCGAGTACATCAAAGCCTACACGGGAGGTCCTGTAACCGAAGCCTCCACAATCAAAGTTCAACTCAACCCCGGAATAGAAGTCAAAGACCTCGACGGTCTTTTCTCTTTCAAGCCGGCCCTCAAGGGATCAGCCAACTTCAACGGAAACACCGTCGAGTTCATCCCGGATCCGGGTCAGCTCGAAGGCGGGAAAGTATATCGCTGCAATTTCCGGCTTGACAAAGTCATCCCGGGCATCCGGAAGGATCTGAGGAAATTCTGCTTCTCCTTCCTTGTAGCTCCGTCAAAGAACGGCGCCGGCGCTGCAGAAGCGCAGACCGGAGACGGCAAGACCGGCTTCAGGGTGCTCTCGGCCAGAATGGACGAGACGGCCGATCCGTTCATTGAAGTAACGTTCAGCGAGCCTGTCGCCGACATGGACGACTTCAAAGGAATCATAACGCTCGAAGGAGCCCAGAGATATTACACCAGCATCAAAGACGCGACCGCCCGCATCTACTACGAGGGACGGAATAAAGGTCCGGTGACCATAAAGATCGCCGACGTCCTCAAGAGCGCCGCCGGCAACGCCCTCGGAGAAGCCTACGAG
Encoded proteins:
- a CDS encoding chaperonin GroEL — translated: MAKEIKFNVDVRSKMKEGADELANAVKVTLGPKGRNVVIDKKFGAPQITKDGVTVAKEVELEDRFANMGAQMVKEVASKTNEQAGDGTTTATVLAQAIINVGLKNVTAGANPMDLKKGIDKAVAAVVEYLKKNSQEVGEDYSKIEQVATVSANNDSFIGKLIADAMSKVKKDGVITVEEAKGTETEVKVVEGMQFDRGYISPYFMTNADKMEAVLDDPYILVTDKKISTMKDLLPVLEPIAREGKSLLVIAEDVDGEALTTLVVNRLRGTLKIAAVKAPGFGDRRKEMLQDIATLTGATVISEERGFTLENANPAMLGKAEKVTITKENTTIVGGIGDKKEIADRAQLIRQQIATTTSDYDREKLQERLGKLAGGVAVLYVGATTEVEMKEKKDRVEDALNATRAAVEEGYLPGGGVSYIRAAEVLKDVKGENEDETTGIRIVARAIEEPLRQISANAGVEGSVIIQKIREGKGDFGYNARTGEYVKMYEAGVIDPTKVARVALENAASVAGMFLTTECGIVDIPEPVPAAPAMPAGGMM
- a CDS encoding chaperonin GroES, which encodes MIKPLADRVVIEPKEAETKTASGLYIPDTAKEKPQQGTVVAAGPGKKDEPMEVKVGDEVLYGKYAGTEVTVDDKKYLIVRQSDILAIL